From Varibaculum massiliense, a single genomic window includes:
- a CDS encoding acyltransferase family protein, which yields MQVLAAGSLAGLIVFSILENGELPAIYLGGFLLAAILSAVIIGAATSAGSLISILLTNPVFNYLGSRSFAVYLVHFPILLILNPATRTVPPSWWQQLLQLVVVAVAAEVFYHLTEAPATLLSSLWKKPGEKKAAKLRAQGWLRKVQLTVFAVLAALSLVLAGTLAFYPANWQQIAKERAVQLRPELASSASSSKSKKQESKNRESGAKEAGEPKGIKPVAKKVPRNLDTTGWQIDPETGSCNADVLIIGDSITEGASAAIKKVLPQAVVDGAVSRQIQSGPEILANYHNQGIHPRVLVYALGTNAALRGDLLAQNLIDSAEGEPMYIVTIRNPYPLQDMNNEVFSRLAKDNPNVGIIDWWAATEGHPEYLVDDGTHPTEAGNEVLANLYKQALCGK from the coding sequence GTGCAGGTGCTGGCAGCCGGGAGCCTAGCGGGGTTAATAGTCTTCAGCATCTTGGAAAATGGGGAACTGCCGGCGATTTATCTCGGCGGATTCTTGCTGGCGGCAATCCTAAGTGCAGTAATCATCGGGGCGGCGACCTCTGCTGGTTCGCTGATTTCAATACTGCTGACTAACCCGGTGTTCAACTACCTGGGTTCGCGCTCCTTCGCCGTCTACCTGGTGCATTTCCCGATCCTGCTAATCCTGAATCCGGCTACCCGCACAGTTCCGCCCTCCTGGTGGCAGCAACTCTTGCAGCTAGTAGTGGTGGCAGTTGCCGCGGAAGTTTTTTATCACCTGACAGAAGCGCCCGCGACTTTGCTGAGTTCTCTTTGGAAAAAACCGGGAGAAAAGAAAGCCGCGAAACTTCGGGCACAGGGCTGGCTGCGCAAAGTGCAGCTTACGGTGTTCGCGGTACTGGCGGCACTATCACTGGTGCTGGCGGGAACGCTGGCGTTTTACCCCGCGAACTGGCAGCAGATAGCAAAAGAGCGAGCCGTGCAGTTACGCCCAGAACTTGCCTCCTCCGCCTCGTCCTCGAAATCGAAAAAGCAAGAAAGTAAGAATAGGGAGAGCGGTGCCAAAGAAGCTGGCGAGCCCAAAGGGATAAAACCGGTGGCGAAGAAAGTTCCCCGTAACCTGGATACCACCGGGTGGCAGATCGATCCCGAAACCGGCAGCTGTAACGCGGACGTGCTGATTATTGGCGATTCGATAACCGAGGGCGCAAGTGCCGCCATCAAGAAGGTGTTGCCGCAGGCAGTAGTGGATGGGGCAGTTAGTCGCCAGATTCAAAGCGGTCCGGAGATACTTGCCAACTACCACAACCAGGGGATTCATCCTCGCGTCCTGGTGTATGCCCTGGGAACCAATGCGGCGCTGCGCGGTGATTTACTGGCGCAAAACCTGATCGACAGTGCCGAGGGCGAGCCCATGTATATAGTGACGATCCGCAATCCGTATCCTTTGCAAGATATGAATAATGAAGTGTTTAGCCGGCTGGCTAAGGACAATCCGAATGTGGGAATCATCGACTGGTGGGCGGCCACCGAGGGGCATCCGGAATACCTGGTAGATGATGGCACCCATCCCACCGAAGCCGGCAACGAGGTGCTCGCGAACCTGTACAAGCAAGCCCTGTGTGGGAAATAG
- a CDS encoding virulence RhuM family protein, whose product MAKKTQPKKSLGKTSSQTIIKHDSGQFLVFTAQSGEGVEVRYEDGTIWLTQALMAELFGVESNTVTYHLQQIFESGELAEEATTRIFRVVRQEGSRQVTRQIQHYNLDAIISVGYRVNSIRATQFRQWATAVLRDFTLRGYVIDRRRMESGTILGHDYFEELLQEVREIRLSERRFYQKITDIYATAVDYNPNAPTTKTFFAAVQNKLHYAVHGHTAAELIAQRADAAKPHMGLTTWKNSPEGKVLTSDVTVAKNYLTKDELSDLGRIVEAYLNLAESRAKRHIPTTMEEWEKFLNQVLTLDSRELLDNAGKISKKIADQRAKEELEKYRVIQDLEYQSDFDKFAAKALEAGGSHGDTD is encoded by the coding sequence ATGGCGAAGAAAACTCAACCTAAAAAGAGCTTGGGAAAAACCAGCTCTCAGACAATAATTAAGCATGATTCCGGGCAGTTCTTGGTATTCACCGCTCAGTCCGGTGAAGGTGTTGAAGTGCGCTATGAGGACGGCACTATCTGGTTAACGCAAGCCCTGATGGCTGAGCTGTTTGGCGTAGAGAGCAACACAGTCACCTATCATCTGCAACAGATTTTCGAGTCCGGCGAGCTGGCGGAAGAGGCAACTACTCGAATTTTTCGAGTAGTTCGCCAAGAAGGATCTCGCCAGGTAACTCGCCAAATCCAACATTACAACCTAGACGCGATTATCTCGGTTGGCTACCGCGTCAACTCCATTCGTGCCACCCAGTTCCGGCAGTGGGCAACTGCAGTGCTTCGAGACTTTACTCTGCGCGGCTATGTTATTGACCGCAGACGTATGGAGTCGGGGACGATACTGGGGCACGACTATTTCGAGGAACTACTCCAAGAAGTGCGCGAGATTCGTCTCTCGGAGCGCCGCTTTTACCAAAAGATAACCGACATCTACGCCACCGCCGTCGACTACAACCCCAATGCGCCCACCACTAAAACATTTTTCGCTGCCGTTCAAAACAAACTGCATTACGCGGTGCATGGTCATACCGCTGCCGAGTTGATTGCCCAGCGAGCTGACGCCGCCAAACCACACATGGGGTTAACAACTTGGAAAAACTCTCCAGAAGGGAAAGTCCTAACCAGCGATGTTACCGTCGCCAAAAACTACCTCACGAAAGACGAATTGTCCGATTTAGGACGAATCGTTGAAGCCTACCTAAATCTGGCAGAGTCGCGCGCCAAACGGCATATCCCCACCACTATGGAAGAATGGGAAAAATTCCTGAACCAAGTACTCACTCTTGATAGTCGCGAACTCCTAGATAACGCCGGGAAAATCTCCAAGAAAATAGCCGACCAGAGAGCCAAAGAAGAACTGGAAAAATATCGGGTAATCCAAGACCTGGAATATCAATCAGATTTTGACAAGTTCGCGGCCAAAGCCCTGGAAGCCGGGGGTAGCCATGGCGATACTGACTGA
- a CDS encoding DUF2252 domain-containing protein, with translation MNIPVQYRSLLAPPEPREQRYQYGRSLRETVPFSSLAAWVPAPDRDPIALIQASHQGRVDNLIPIRVGRMASSPYGFLRGAAVVQAADSAALPATGIQPVVCGDSHLGNFGFYRSPEGELVMDLNDFDEAHTGSWEWDLRRLTASIHVAGRENNLSESKCSDAVIACVNAYRDEISYLAGRPLFERAFNRIDLGKLSSKSLNPKLQKEIERAAAKAMKRTSDRALPKFAQESEGSLRITPEPPLTTRIPQEDWDALARALDGYLHTISNQWARMLGGYTLVDIAQRVVGVGSVGLRAYIALLQGSTPTDVIFLQLKQARRSVLAQYVHGSKEWHSHQGERVVEYQRALQTVSDPLLGWASVGERQYYVRQFRNMKGTVPLDRLGAKSLCDYAGIVGLLLAKGHARTHGAAMIAGYLGKSDKPGQALATFARAYADQTEADHAEFLRAIKDGRMPQPEGEMSSAFRAG, from the coding sequence GTGAATATTCCGGTGCAATATCGTTCCTTACTCGCTCCTCCTGAACCGCGCGAACAGCGTTATCAATACGGACGCTCGCTGCGCGAAACCGTTCCCTTCAGTTCCCTGGCGGCCTGGGTGCCGGCACCAGATCGTGACCCTATCGCCCTTATCCAAGCCTCCCACCAGGGAAGAGTCGACAACCTGATCCCGATTCGGGTAGGGCGGATGGCGTCCTCGCCCTACGGATTCTTGCGGGGAGCCGCAGTAGTGCAAGCCGCCGATTCTGCTGCGCTGCCTGCCACCGGTATCCAACCGGTAGTATGCGGGGACTCCCACCTGGGTAACTTTGGATTTTACCGTTCCCCCGAAGGGGAGTTGGTGATGGATCTCAACGACTTCGATGAGGCACATACCGGCAGTTGGGAGTGGGATTTGCGGCGCCTAACTGCCTCAATCCACGTTGCTGGTCGCGAAAATAATCTTTCCGAATCTAAATGCAGTGATGCCGTAATCGCCTGCGTAAATGCCTACCGGGACGAAATCTCTTACCTGGCGGGGCGCCCCCTCTTTGAACGCGCCTTCAACCGGATTGACCTGGGTAAACTCAGCTCAAAATCGCTAAACCCAAAACTACAAAAAGAAATAGAACGCGCCGCCGCCAAAGCCATGAAGCGCACCTCGGATCGGGCGCTCCCCAAGTTTGCCCAAGAATCCGAAGGTAGCCTGCGGATTACTCCTGAACCCCCGCTTACCACCAGAATCCCCCAAGAAGATTGGGATGCCCTGGCACGCGCCCTCGATGGGTACCTGCATACCATCTCTAACCAGTGGGCGCGGATGTTGGGTGGATACACCCTAGTCGATATCGCGCAGCGGGTAGTGGGCGTAGGGTCAGTAGGTCTGCGCGCCTATATCGCGCTGCTACAAGGCTCCACCCCCACGGACGTAATCTTCCTGCAGCTCAAACAGGCGCGGCGCTCAGTGCTGGCGCAATATGTGCATGGCTCAAAAGAATGGCACTCCCACCAGGGCGAGCGCGTGGTGGAATACCAGCGGGCGTTGCAAACCGTGTCAGATCCGCTACTGGGCTGGGCGAGCGTAGGCGAACGCCAATACTATGTGCGCCAGTTCCGCAATATGAAAGGAACCGTTCCGCTAGACCGGCTGGGTGCCAAATCCCTGTGCGACTATGCAGGAATCGTGGGGCTGCTGCTGGCGAAAGGACACGCGCGCACCCACGGCGCCGCTATGATTGCCGGTTACCTGGGTAAATCCGATAAACCGGGGCAGGCTCTGGCCACCTTCGCTCGCGCCTACGCCGACCAAACCGAAGCCGACCACGCCGAGTTTCTGCGGGCCATTAAAGACGGGAGAATGCCCCAGCCCGAGGGCGAGATGTCCAGCGCCTTCCGCGCCGGCTAG
- the rpsO gene encoding 30S ribosomal protein S15, with amino-acid sequence MALSKEEKAKIMEEYATHPGDTGSPEVQIALLSKRISDLTEHFQSHQHDHHSRRGLMLLVGQRRRLLGYLKDIDIERYRSLIARLGLRH; translated from the coding sequence GTGGCACTGAGTAAAGAAGAAAAAGCCAAGATTATGGAAGAATATGCGACCCATCCCGGTGATACGGGTTCGCCTGAGGTCCAGATCGCGCTGCTTTCCAAGCGGATCTCGGATCTGACTGAGCATTTCCAATCTCACCAGCATGATCACCACTCCCGTCGGGGACTAATGCTGCTGGTGGGGCAGCGGCGCCGCCTGCTAGGCTACCTGAAAGACATCGACATTGAACGTTACCGTTCTTTGATCGCGCGTCTCGGTTTGCGCCACTAA
- a CDS encoding polyribonucleotide nucleotidyltransferase: MDDPEVIASEAIIDNGRFGQRTVRFETGLLAQQAAGSALAYLDDETTVLSATTVGKNPRDQFDFFPLTVDVEERQYAAGRIPGNFFRREGRPGTEAILAARQIDRPLRPSFVKGLRNEVQVVETVLTVHPDDAYDVLAINAASMSTQISGLPFSGPIGGTRISLIDGQWVAFPRYSEMERATFNMVVAGRVIQTADGGEDVAIMMVEAGGGEGAWDLIQQGQTAPTEDVVAAGLEAAKPFIKELCRAQAQVAAKCQKETLEFPLFKDFEDEHWDAVAENCREQLDQAVQIAEKLERQDRVDEIKDQMLADLEERFPEGEKELKAAFRALEKELIRTRTLNEGVRMDGRKPNQIRSLYARAGVLPRLHGSAIFRRGETQVLGVTTLNMLRMEQQLDNLGPETRKRYMHQYNFPPYCTGETGRVGSPKRREIGHGHLAEMALEPVLPSREEFPYAIRQVSEVMGSNGSSSMGSACASTISLLNAGVPLKAPVAGIAMGLMSEPNEDGTTKYMTLTDILGAEDGFGDMDFKVTGTRDFITALQLDTKLDGIPSDVLKGALAQAKEARLEILNLIDQAIPEPDEMSPYAPRIITVQVPVDKIGEVIGPKGKMINQIQEDTGAEVVIEDDGTVYISSADAESAEAARAAVNAIANPQMPEVGERFVGTVVKTTSFGAFISLTPGKDGLLHISQIRRLVGGKRINQVEDVLNVGDQVQVEIEEIDERGKLSLVAVLSEEQEAELAENEAKQESRRSEDADRPRRSRNRTRRHRNNRRDDHRDDRRDEEAADDGE; this comes from the coding sequence ATGGACGATCCAGAAGTGATTGCCTCGGAGGCAATCATCGATAACGGTCGTTTCGGACAGCGCACGGTGCGCTTCGAAACTGGCCTACTCGCCCAACAGGCTGCCGGCAGCGCGCTGGCTTACCTGGATGATGAAACCACGGTTTTATCCGCCACTACGGTAGGGAAAAACCCGCGTGACCAGTTTGATTTCTTCCCCCTGACTGTTGATGTGGAAGAACGTCAATACGCTGCCGGACGCATCCCCGGAAACTTCTTCCGGCGCGAAGGCCGTCCCGGCACCGAAGCGATTTTGGCCGCTCGCCAAATCGACCGCCCGCTGCGCCCCTCCTTCGTAAAAGGGCTGCGCAACGAAGTACAGGTAGTCGAAACCGTACTGACCGTACACCCCGACGATGCCTACGATGTGCTGGCCATTAACGCCGCCAGTATGTCCACCCAGATTTCCGGTCTGCCCTTCTCTGGGCCGATCGGCGGTACCCGCATATCCCTAATCGATGGACAGTGGGTAGCATTCCCGCGTTACAGCGAAATGGAGCGCGCCACCTTCAATATGGTGGTTGCCGGCCGGGTGATTCAGACCGCTGACGGTGGCGAAGATGTCGCCATCATGATGGTAGAAGCCGGTGGCGGCGAGGGCGCCTGGGATCTTATCCAGCAGGGACAGACTGCACCTACCGAAGATGTAGTAGCCGCTGGTCTGGAAGCCGCCAAGCCCTTCATCAAGGAACTGTGCCGCGCACAAGCACAGGTAGCGGCCAAGTGCCAGAAGGAAACCCTAGAGTTCCCGCTGTTTAAAGACTTCGAGGACGAACACTGGGATGCCGTAGCTGAAAACTGCCGTGAACAGCTCGACCAGGCGGTACAGATCGCCGAGAAACTGGAGCGGCAAGACCGGGTTGACGAAATCAAAGACCAAATGCTCGCCGACCTGGAAGAGCGCTTCCCCGAAGGTGAGAAAGAGCTGAAAGCAGCTTTCCGCGCCCTCGAAAAAGAGTTAATCCGTACCCGCACCCTGAACGAGGGCGTGCGTATGGATGGACGCAAACCGAACCAGATCCGCTCGCTATATGCGCGCGCCGGAGTGCTGCCCCGCCTGCACGGATCCGCGATTTTCCGTCGCGGCGAAACCCAGGTGCTGGGGGTAACCACCCTGAATATGCTGCGCATGGAGCAGCAGCTAGACAACCTGGGGCCGGAGACTCGCAAACGCTATATGCACCAATACAACTTCCCGCCCTACTGCACCGGCGAAACCGGACGCGTAGGCAGCCCCAAGCGGCGGGAAATCGGGCATGGCCACCTCGCAGAAATGGCGCTCGAGCCGGTACTTCCCTCCCGGGAAGAGTTCCCCTACGCTATCCGCCAGGTATCCGAAGTAATGGGCTCGAACGGCTCCTCTTCCATGGGCTCGGCTTGCGCCTCCACGATTTCCCTGCTGAACGCGGGCGTTCCGCTAAAGGCGCCGGTCGCGGGGATTGCCATGGGGCTAATGAGCGAGCCGAACGAGGACGGCACCACCAAGTACATGACCCTCACCGATATTTTGGGAGCCGAGGACGGCTTTGGGGATATGGACTTCAAGGTGACTGGTACTCGGGACTTCATTACCGCCCTACAGCTGGACACCAAACTGGATGGTATCCCCTCTGACGTGCTGAAAGGTGCGCTAGCTCAGGCGAAGGAAGCCCGCCTAGAAATCTTGAACCTGATTGACCAGGCGATTCCGGAACCGGACGAGATGAGCCCCTACGCTCCGCGCATCATCACCGTGCAGGTACCGGTAGACAAGATTGGCGAGGTCATCGGGCCCAAGGGCAAGATGATTAACCAGATTCAAGAGGACACCGGAGCCGAAGTTGTGATCGAGGACGACGGCACCGTCTATATTTCCTCTGCTGACGCCGAATCCGCCGAGGCCGCCCGGGCAGCAGTGAACGCGATTGCTAACCCGCAAATGCCCGAGGTAGGGGAACGTTTCGTAGGAACCGTGGTAAAGACCACCTCCTTCGGGGCGTTCATTTCCCTGACCCCCGGCAAGGACGGACTACTGCACATTTCGCAGATCCGCCGCCTGGTAGGGGGCAAGCGCATCAACCAGGTCGAGGACGTGCTAAACGTTGGTGACCAGGTGCAGGTAGAGATCGAAGAGATTGACGAGCGGGGCAAGCTCTCGCTGGTCGCAGTCCTGAGCGAAGAGCAAGAAGCCGAGCTAGCCGAAAACGAGGCTAAGCAGGAATCTCGCCGCTCCGAGGACGCAGATCGCCCGCGCCGTTCGCGGAACCGCACTCGCCGTCACCGCAACAATCGCCGAGATGACCACCGCGATGATCGCCGCGATGAAGAAGCAGCTGACGATGGCGAATAA
- a CDS encoding M16 family metallopeptidase translates to MSDKNYYELPLSAKAPRLTINEGETLIERSVLPGGIRLITQQVPASPSVVLGFWIPAGSRDEGPDHLGSTHYLEHLLFKGSVTRDAREISRAFDAVGGELNAATAKESTHYYCRVLSRDLPMAVEVLTEMLVRPTLAPADFELERAVILDELAMSQDDPQDVCYEKFLGQLYPTSPLGLPVGGTAQTVAATPLEAVKAHHQRWYQPRHLVVAAAGDIDHDRLAQLILDAAQKNRWELPSGTDPEIPQRPQPDSAVPSSDTVEKTVEQGQIIIGTRSLPANHPQRDTLSLLLTVLSGGMSSRLFQEIREKRGLAYSTYAFDSAYSDSGSFGLYAGCAPDNLEQVGQLLVAELEKLAEQPVGELELSEALGQLSGGVLLGMDDNRARMSRLGRSEVNGGRLRTIEQMNAALQEVTGADISALAGQFLGSPQVKVVVRPAVA, encoded by the coding sequence ATGTCGGATAAAAACTATTATGAACTGCCGCTTTCCGCAAAGGCGCCGCGCCTCACCATTAACGAAGGTGAAACCCTGATTGAGCGTTCAGTACTCCCCGGGGGTATTCGCCTGATAACCCAACAGGTGCCGGCCTCGCCCTCAGTAGTGCTGGGATTTTGGATACCGGCAGGTTCGCGCGATGAAGGTCCGGATCATTTGGGATCTACCCATTACCTGGAACATTTGCTGTTCAAAGGGTCGGTTACCCGCGATGCCCGGGAAATCTCGCGGGCATTCGATGCGGTAGGAGGGGAACTAAACGCCGCGACCGCCAAAGAATCCACGCATTATTACTGCCGGGTGCTCTCCCGGGATCTACCGATGGCGGTAGAAGTACTCACCGAAATGTTGGTGCGTCCCACTTTGGCGCCCGCAGATTTCGAACTAGAACGCGCAGTTATCCTTGACGAACTGGCCATGTCGCAAGACGATCCCCAGGACGTGTGTTATGAAAAATTCCTGGGGCAGCTTTACCCCACCTCGCCTTTGGGGCTGCCGGTGGGTGGCACTGCGCAAACCGTGGCGGCCACCCCCTTAGAGGCGGTGAAAGCCCATCATCAGCGCTGGTACCAGCCCCGGCACCTGGTGGTTGCGGCCGCCGGCGATATTGATCATGACCGCCTGGCTCAGCTAATCCTTGACGCGGCGCAGAAAAACAGATGGGAACTGCCCAGCGGTACCGATCCGGAAATTCCGCAGCGTCCCCAGCCAGATTCTGCCGTTCCCTCCAGCGACACGGTAGAAAAAACGGTGGAACAGGGGCAAATAATTATTGGAACCCGTTCCCTGCCCGCTAACCACCCCCAGCGCGACACGCTCAGTTTGTTGCTAACGGTGTTATCTGGGGGAATGTCTTCCCGACTTTTCCAAGAAATCCGGGAAAAACGGGGACTGGCTTACTCCACCTATGCTTTTGACTCCGCATATAGCGATAGCGGATCCTTCGGCCTCTACGCCGGGTGCGCCCCCGATAACTTGGAGCAAGTGGGGCAACTACTGGTGGCGGAACTAGAAAAACTCGCCGAGCAGCCCGTGGGAGAACTGGAACTTTCTGAGGCGTTAGGTCAGCTCAGCGGGGGAGTGCTGCTAGGTATGGACGATAACCGCGCCCGGATGTCCCGCTTGGGACGCTCGGAAGTAAATGGCGGGCGCCTGCGCACTATCGAGCAGATGAATGCGGCTTTGCAAGAAGTAACCGGAGCCGATATTTCCGCTTTGGCGGGGCAATTCCTCGGCTCACCACAGGTAAAAGTCGTGGTACGCCCGGCGGTGGCATAA
- the dapB gene encoding 4-hydroxy-tetrahydrodipicolinate reductase: MAAKLAVAVVGATGRMGKTTCQAIEESPDLQLVARLGSKDEITAESLAGSEVAVEFTVPSASFANTAAILRAGAHAVVGTSGWDANAQAKIREVASENGRNVLIAPNFALSAVLVMAFSRLAAPFFSSNEIVETHHPQKLDAPSGTALATAQAMAAARQKAGVPTAPDATTTDPEGARGMKVGDVGIHSLRVLGANAHQEVILGNLGEQLRLRTDCFDRSSFMPGVLLAVRKVGSAQPLTVGLDKVMELGI, from the coding sequence ATGGCAGCAAAACTCGCGGTTGCGGTAGTAGGGGCTACCGGGCGGATGGGGAAAACCACCTGTCAAGCCATCGAAGAATCCCCGGACCTGCAGTTAGTGGCGCGGCTGGGCAGTAAAGATGAAATCACTGCCGAAAGTTTGGCGGGATCCGAGGTAGCAGTGGAGTTCACCGTTCCCAGCGCCAGTTTTGCTAATACCGCGGCGATTTTGCGCGCCGGAGCCCATGCGGTAGTTGGTACCTCTGGTTGGGACGCGAACGCACAGGCAAAAATCCGGGAAGTAGCTAGCGAAAACGGACGTAACGTATTGATTGCCCCTAACTTTGCGCTCTCAGCGGTGTTAGTGATGGCATTTTCCCGCCTGGCGGCACCTTTCTTTTCCTCTAATGAAATCGTGGAAACCCATCATCCTCAGAAACTGGATGCCCCCAGCGGAACCGCGCTGGCAACCGCGCAAGCAATGGCGGCGGCGCGGCAAAAAGCCGGGGTACCTACCGCTCCCGATGCCACTACCACCGACCCCGAGGGCGCGCGGGGTATGAAAGTTGGTGACGTAGGGATACATTCCCTGCGGGTGCTCGGTGCTAATGCCCACCAGGAAGTAATCTTGGGTAACCTTGGGGAACAGTTGCGGCTGCGCACCGACTGTTTTGATCGTTCCTCGTTCATGCCAGGAGTGCTGCTGGCTGTCCGCAAAGTCGGCTCTGCCCAGCCGCTGACAGTCGGGCTGGATAAAGTCATGGAGTTAGGGATTTAA
- the dapA gene encoding 4-hydroxy-tetrahydrodipicolinate synthase: MSNVEHTFRLAGPVGVAMVTPFHPDGSVDYDAAGNLAKHLVEQGINNLVLSGTTGESPTTHLDEKEQLIKVVRQAVGDDIFITAGAGSNDTEHSVRMARSAQEAGADGILLVSPYYSRPSQEGLYQHFAKVASQVDLPITLYDIPGRTGVAISDELLQRLAEIENVVAVKDATGKVEVGARRINETGLAFYSGDDGLNYSWLTHGAVGVISVVAHVAGRSYQKMVQLVENGDYQGALQLSLELEPLVKALMGGGQGAVMAKHALALQKVIPSDTLRLPLAPASEEEITQLREALERFGLL; encoded by the coding sequence ATGAGTAACGTAGAGCATACTTTTCGCTTAGCAGGTCCGGTTGGGGTAGCGATGGTCACCCCCTTTCACCCCGATGGCTCCGTCGACTATGACGCCGCCGGAAACCTGGCAAAACACCTGGTAGAACAGGGAATCAATAACCTGGTGTTATCGGGTACCACCGGAGAATCACCTACTACTCACCTAGATGAAAAAGAGCAGTTGATTAAAGTTGTCCGCCAGGCAGTGGGGGACGATATTTTCATCACCGCCGGTGCCGGCTCTAATGACACGGAACATTCTGTGCGGATGGCACGCAGCGCCCAGGAGGCAGGGGCAGACGGGATTTTGCTGGTTAGCCCCTACTATTCGCGTCCTTCCCAAGAGGGGCTCTATCAACATTTTGCGAAAGTTGCCTCCCAGGTAGACCTGCCGATAACCCTTTACGATATTCCCGGGCGTACCGGGGTAGCTATCAGTGATGAACTGCTGCAACGCCTGGCAGAAATCGAAAACGTGGTGGCGGTAAAAGACGCCACCGGCAAAGTAGAAGTGGGCGCTCGACGCATCAATGAAACCGGTCTAGCCTTTTACTCTGGCGATGATGGTCTCAACTATTCCTGGCTCACCCACGGCGCAGTGGGGGTAATCAGCGTAGTCGCCCACGTGGCGGGGCGCAGCTACCAAAAAATGGTGCAGCTGGTAGAAAATGGAGATTACCAGGGCGCATTGCAGCTCTCCCTAGAGTTAGAGCCCCTGGTGAAAGCGTTAATGGGAGGGGGGCAGGGAGCCGTAATGGCCAAGCACGCCCTCGCCCTGCAAAAAGTTATCCCCTCCGACACCCTGCGCCTGCCGCTCGCTCCAGCCAGCGAAGAGGAAATCACGCAGCTGCGCGAGGCGTTGGAACGTTTCGGTCTGCTATAG